Proteins found in one Schistocerca serialis cubense isolate TAMUIC-IGC-003099 chromosome 5, iqSchSeri2.2, whole genome shotgun sequence genomic segment:
- the LOC126480920 gene encoding ras-like GTP-binding protein Rho1, giving the protein MAAIRKKLVIVGDGACGKTCLLIVFSKDQFPEVYVPTVFENYVADIEVDGKQVELALWDTAGQEDYDRLRPLSYPDTDVILMCFSIDSPDSLENIPEKWTPEVKHFCPNVPIILVGNKKDLRSDPHTIKELGKMKQEPVKPAEGRAMAEKINAFAYLECSAKSKEGVREVFETATRAALQVKKKKSGRCRLF; this is encoded by the coding sequence ATGGCTGCTATTCGTAAGAAACTAGTAATTGTAGGTGATGGTGCATGCGGTAAAACTTGCCTTTTGATTGTGTTTAGCAAGGATCAGTTTCCAGAAGTCTATGTGCCCACAGTATTTGAAAACTACGTAGCCGATATTGAAGTTGATGGCAAACAAGTCGAATTGGCTTTGTGGGATACAGCTGGTCAAGAGGATTATGATAGGCTTCGGCCTTTGTCATATCCAGATACCGATGTTATTCTTATGTGCTTCTCCATCGATTCGCCTGATTCCTTGGAAAATATACCAGAAAAGTGGACTCCAGAAGTAAAACACTTCTGCCCAAACGTTCCTATCATCTTGGTTGGAAACAAGAAAGATCTGAGAAGTGATCCACACACTATCAAGGAGCTTGGTAAAATGAAGCAGGAACCTGTAAAACCAGCAGAAGGAAGGGCCATGGCAGAAAAAATAAATGCATTTGCCTATCTTGAATGTTCTGCAAAAAGCAAGGAAGGAGTACGTGAAGTTTTTGAAACAGCAACAAGAGCCGCTCTTCAAGTCAAGAAGAAGAAATCCGGCAGGTGCAGGCTGTTTTAA